The Cloacibacterium sp. TD35 region TTTTCGGCTCCAAGTGAAGCCATATCTTCATACGTTTTCCATCTTAGGTCTACAATTTCTTGCGCCAACTTCATCAAATGTTCCGCATCTTGCGGTTGCGTTTGTTTTAGAACTCGGTAGCGCAATTCGTTGTACGCATATTCTTCAAACGGAATTGTAGGACGAATAGAATCTAAGATAAACGGATTTTTATTATTTTTTCTCAATACAGGATTGAATCTAATCAATGGCCAATATCCACTTGCTACAGCCATTTTTTGTTGATTTAAGCCTTTTTCCATATCAATTCCGTGTGCAATACAATGACTGTACGCTAGAATTAATGAAGGACCGTCATAAGCTTCTGCTTCTCGCATTGCCAATAATGTTTGTTGAGGATTTGCTCCCATTGCAACGGTTGCTACGTAAACATTTCCGTAAGAAATAGCTTGCATGGCCAAATCTTTTTTGCCAACACGTTTTCCTGCAGTTGCAAATTTCGCAGAAGCAGCTGTAGGCGTTGCTTTAGAACTTTGTCCACCCGTATTACTATAAACCTCAGTATCTAAAACCAAAACATTGATATTTCTTCCTGTAGAAAGGGCGTGGTCTAAACCTCCACTTCCGATATCATAAGCCCAACCATCACCACCAATGAGCCAAACAGCACGGTGAACCAAGTGGTCTGCAAGAGAATAGAGGTGTTTCGCATCTGGATTTTCAGAAAATTGCAATCTATTTTTTAGAATTTCTACTCTTTCTCTTTGTTTGATGATTTGACTTTCTAATTTTTGAGGTGCATTTAGAATTTCATTGATGAAATCTTCGCCCAACTCTGGTTTTAATTTTTCGGCGTAATAATGAGCCATTTGTAATTGCTTATCCGCAGAAAGTCTCATTCCCAGACCAAATTCGGCATTATCTTCGAAGAGAGAATTGCTCCAAGCTGGTCCTTTTCCTTTAGAATTAGAACTCCAAGGTGTAGTTGGTAAATTTCCGCCGTAGATTGATGAACAACCCGTTGCATTGGCTACCATTAATCTATCACCGAAAAGTTGAGTAAGAACTTTAATGTAAGGTGTTTCTCCACAACCTGCACAAGCTCCAGAAAACTCGAACATCGGTTCTAAGAATTGTACGCCGTGAACTGTAGAATAATTCACCATATTTTTATCGTGAATTGGCAATTTCTCGAAATAAGAAATCACTTTTCTATGTTTTTTAAGGTCTGGATTTTTTGGTAAAATATTAATCGCGCGTAATTCTTCATTTTCTTGATCAATTACTGGACAAGCTTCGTAGCATAATTTACAACCAGTACAATCTTCTTCGTACACCTGAAGTGTGAACTTAGTTTCTGGGAAACCTCTTGCATTAATTGGTGCAGATTGAAAACCTTCTGGAACTTCGGTCAATAAATCTTTGTGATAAAATTTAGAACGAATCACAGAATGAGGACACACAAAACTACAATTTCCACACTGAATACAGATATCTGCATTCCAATGGGCTACTTTTTCAGAAATATTACGTTTTTCCCATTTTGTAGTTCCGTTTGGATACGTTCCATCAGCAGGAATAGCACTTACAGGCAAATCATCACCTTTGCCAATCATCATTTTATAAGTGATATTTTTCACAAAATCTGGTGTATTTTCGTCAACAGTTTGCTCCTCTCCTTTTTCGGCAGTTACCGCATTTGGGATTTTAACTTCAAACAAATTCGCCAAAGTTTGGTCTACCGCTTCAAAGTTTTTGTCTACTACAGCTTGACCTTTTTTGATATACGTTTTTTCAATTGCTTTTTTAATTTGCTTAATTGCTTCATCTTCTGGTAAAACTCCTGAAAGCTTAAAGAAACAAGTTTGCATAATGGTATTAATTCTGCCTCGCATTCCTGTTTTTTCGGCAACTTCATTGGCATCTATAACGAAAAATTTAATGTTTTTTTCAATCAATTGTTGCTGAACTTGATAAGGCAATTTATCCCAAACTTCGTCTTTAGAATAAGGCGAATTCAATAAAAATTTCGCTCCATTTTTAGCAAAACTGAGCATATCTTCATTTTCTAAAAATTTGAAGAAATGACAAGCGATGAAATTTGCTTTTGAAATCAAATAAGGTGCTTCAATTGGTTCGTGCCCAAAACGAAGGTGAGAAACGGTTTTCGCTCCAGATTTTTTAGAATCATAAACGAAATATCCTTGCGCTGAAAGTTCTGTATTTTCGCCAATAATCTTAATCGAGTTTTTATTCGCGCCTACGGTTCCATCTGCTCCCAAACCGAAAAATAGTGCTTGGTTCCATCCAGAATCATCTAATTTAAAGTTATAATCTACATTAATACTGGTAAAACTTACATCATCTGTAATCCCTACCGTAAAATGGTTTTTAGAATTTTCAGTTTTTAAATTATCATAAACCGCTTTTACCATAGCTGGTGTAAATTCTTTAGACGAAAGTCCGTATCTACCACCAATAATTTTCGGCATTTTATCTAAAGTTCCATTGGTGAGCGCTTCTGTAAGACAAACCAAAACATCTTGATACATAGGTTCGCCATTGCTTCCTGGCTCTTTGGTTCTATCTAAAACGGCAATTTTTTTCACTGATCTTGGTAAAACCGAAATAAAATCTTCATTTGGGAATGGTCTGAACAACGAGATTTTAAGAACACCTGTTTTTTCTCCATTTTTATTGAGAAATTCTGAAGTTGGAATCACTGTTTCTACTCCAGAACCCATAATTACGATAACATTTTCTGCTTCTGGATGCCCGTAATACGTTACAGGAGCATAATTTCTGCCTGAAATTTCAGAGAATTTCTTCATTTCTTCCTTTAAAATGGTAGGAATTTTAGCATAAAAAGGATTAGAAGTTTCTCTTCCTTGGAAATAAACATCTGGATTCTGAGCAGTTCCTCTTACGAAAGGCTTATCTGGGTTTAGACTTCTATTTCTATGTGCAATCACCAATTCATCATCTATCATTGCACGGATTTGATCATCATTTAAAAGATTAATCTTATTCACCTCGTGAGAAGTTCTGAAACCGTCAAAGAAATGAATGAAAGGAATTCTCGCTCTTAAAGTAGTAGCTTGTGCAATGAGCGCCATGTCATGCGCTTCTTGAACACTTGTAGAAGAAAGCATTGCAAAACCTGTAGTTCTGGCTGCCATTACATCTTGATGGTCACCAAAAATAGACAAAGCTTGCGCTGCCAAAGATCGCGCCGCAACGTGAAAAACTGCACTGGTTAGCTCCCCTGCAATTTTGTACATATTTGGAAGCATGAGCATTAAACCTTGAGATGCGGTGAAAGTTGTGGTTAAAGCACCTGCCTGAAGTGAACCGTGTACAGTACCTGCTGCACCGCCTTCACTTTGCATTTCTATAATTTCGGGAACATTTCCCCAGATATTTTTAATTCCTTTTGACGCCCATTCGTCTGCTAGTTCTGCCATAGTAGAAGATGGCGTAATAGGATAAATGGCACAAACTTCGTTTACTCTGTACGCGATGTAAGCAGCAGCTTCGTTGCCGTCTATGGTTGCTATTATTTTATTTTGATTTTTCATTGTTTTTAATTCATTAATGTTCTAAAACCATATCTAAAGCGTGACAAGGACATTGTTCTGCGCAAACGCCACAACCTGTACACAAATCATAATTGATGGTGTAACCTTCTCCTTTTCCATTTTTGGAAATCGCACCTTCTGGACACGCTCCATAACAACTGTCACACTCGAAACAATTTCCGCAAGAGAGACAACGTTGAGCTTCGTAAACTGCTTCTTCTGTGGTATAACCTGCTACAATTTCGTCAAAAGTTTCTACCGCTTTTTCTAAATCTAAGTGCTGTTGCTGTTTAGCTTGTGCATTGGTTTTAAACCAAATTTGTAACTGCTCAATCGTTACCAAAGGATTATTGGCAGGTTTCTCGTAAGTAGTATTTCTAAGCCAAGCATCAATATTTCTAGCTGCTTTTTTACCATGACCTGTAGCAATCGTTACGGTTCTTTCACTAGGAACCATATCACCGCCTGCAAAAATTCCTGGATAACCTGTCATCATTGATGGATTTACCTCAACTGTAGTTCCATCTTCTTTGAAGGTAATTCCTTCTATGTTTTTTAAGAAATCTGTATCTGCTTCTTGACCCAAAGCTAGAATTAAAGAGTCTGCTTCTAAAGTTTCGTATTCGCCAGTTGGAACCGCTTTTCCGTCAATCACTTGCATTTTTTCAACGGTGATTGAAGAGGTTTCCATGTTTTTAATAGAGCTCAACCAATGGATTTTTACCCCTTCGCTTAATGCTTCATCTGCCTCAAATTCATGAGCAGGCATATGTTCACGGTCTCTTCTGTAAATAATCATGGCTTCATCTGCCCCTAATCTTTTGGCAGTTCTAGCTGCATCCATTGCGGTATTTCCACCGCCATAAATCGCAACTCTTCTTCCTAAAAGTGGTTTATTATCGCTATTTTCATCAGCTTCTTTCAAGAAAGAAACCGCATCTAAAATTTTACTCGCTTCTTGAGCTGGAATATTTACTTTTTTGGCTAAATGCGCTCCAATAGCTACAAAAACCGCATCAAAACCACCATTTTCTTTTTCTTTGAGAATATCTTGTACTTTATAATTCAGAACAATTTTTACTCCGAAATTTTCAATTCTTTTAATCTCTGCCTGAAGAATATTTCTAGGCATTCTGTACGCAGGAATCCCGAAATTCATCATCCCTCCAGCAACAGGTCCTGCTTCGAAAATAGTTACTTCGTGACCTAATTTTCTAAGATGATACGCTGCCGAAAGTCCAGAAGGACCTGCACCTACAATCATAATTTTCTTACCCGTAAGTGTTTTAGGAGGATAAAATTGCCAATTATTTTTAAGTGCTTCGTCTCCTAAGAATCTTTCTACCGCGTGAATACTTACCGAAGAGTCTAAATCTTTTCTGTTGCAAGAATTTTCGCAAGGATGATAACAAACTCTCCCATGAATTGCAGCCATAGGATTTTGCTCGGTGAGTTTTCTCCAAGCGTCTTCTATTTTTCCTTCTTGAGCAAGAGAAAGCCAAGCCTGAATGTTTTCGCCAGCTGGACAAGCGTTATTACAAGGAGGAAAAAAATGTACATACTCTGGCTTACTTTTTCTCACAGAACCCGTTCCCGTGCTATGCGCATGTAAATCAGTGTATTTGGTTAAGTCTTGATTGTAAAATTCCATTTTATTTTTAATTTGACTAACAAATTTATTAATATTAACAGCCAAAGACTGACAATCAAGAGCATACATTTGTCATGTTTTGATGATTTGTGACGAAAATCATATTTTGTATCAATAATCAATAAAAAAGGCCTCAGAAATTCTGAAGCCTTCTTGCTAACAAAAAAACTATTACTATGATTGAACTTTTGACCAAAGATTATACCCTCCGTTTAGGTTAACTACTTTAAAGCCGTTATTTTTTAGAATTCTATTCGCTAAATAACCACGCAAACCAACTTGGCAATAAATGGCATATGTTTTATTTTTATCTAAATTTTCGAGATTTGCTCGTAAATCATCTACATTAATATTTAAAGCACCTTCTATATGCCCACCAGAAAATTCCTTAGAAGTTCTTACATCTAGAATTACAGCATCATTTTCTTTTACAAAATCCCAAAATTCATCATAATTCACCATTTCTAAATCTCCTTTCAAAATGTTTTCTGCAGTATACCCTGCAATATTTACAGGATCTTTCGCTGAGTTAAAAGGAGGAGCATACGTAATTTCTATTTCTGGCAAATCATAAACCGTAAGATTTCCTTTGATGGCCGTCGCGATTACGTCTATTCTTTTATCTACACCAGCTTCGCCAACAGCTTGAGCTCCGAAAATTTTACCATTTTCATCAAAAATTACTTTCAGAACCATATTTTTTGCTCCAGGATAATAACCAGCATGATGACCGCGTGTTACAATGGCTGTTTTATAAGGAATACCGAAACGTTTTAATGTTTTTTCATTCAACCCAGTTGAGGCTACAGAAAGTTCAAAAAATTTCAAAATAGAAGAGCCTAGACTTCCTGTATATTTATATTGATTTCCTAAAACGATATTGTCTGCTACTATTCTACCTTGTCTATTTGCAGGCCAAGCTAAAGGAATCAAAACTTTTTTATTATTGATATAGTGAGTCACTTCTATTGCATCCCCTACCGCGTAAATATCTGGATTCGAAGTTTGCATAAATTCATTGACCAAAATCCCTCGGGTTTCACCAATTTCTAAACCAGCTTCTACTGCTAATTTGGTTTCTGGTTTTACACCGATTGCAAGAATTACAGCATCAGTTTCTACAGAAGTTCCATTATTTAAGAACACTTCTATGGTTTCACCTTTGTCATTGAATTTTTCTACGCCAACGTTTAACAACAATTCAAGCCCTTTTTGTTTGGCTTTTTCGTGAACGAAACTTGCGATATCAAAATCTACAGGTGCCATTACTTGATTGCCGAGTTCTACCAATTTCACAGATTTCCCAGCTTCAATTAGGTTTTCGGCAACTTCTAAGCCAATGAAACCTCCCCCTACAACTACAAAATTCTGCGCATTTTTGGTCTTTGCTACAATTTTATCCATATCAGGAATATTTCTGAGCGTATAAATTTTATCAGAATCAATTCCTTCAAAAGGGGGTTTTATAGGTTCCGCACCTGGAGAAAGCAATAACTTGTCATAGCTCTCTAAGTAAATTTCGCCGGTTTGTAAATTTTTGACAGAGACTTTTTTCTCGTCTGTATAAATAGATAAAACTTCTGTAAAAACTCTTACATCTAAGTTGTATCTTTCTTTAAGAGATTCTGGTGTTTGCAATAAAAGAGCGTCTCTCTTGTCAATCGTTCCGCTGATATGATAAGGCAAACCACAATTCGCAAAACTTACATATTGTCCTTTTTCAAAAATAATGACTTCGTTTTCTTCTGAGAGTCTTCTCAATCTAGTTGCTGCTGTTGCGCCTCCTGCAACTCCTCCTACTATTAGTATTTTCATCTGTAAATCTTTAATGGATTAAAAAACTTCATTTCTTAAGTGAAATAAAATTTATAGTGCAAAATTACGGTTGGTTTTCACCAATTTCGGTAACAGATGTTACAATGAAAACGTGATTTTTGTCAAAAACAAAAATTATCAAAATTCATATGTGAAATTTTTACACCTGATTATCAATGATTTAAATAAATTATTAAAATATATTTACTACTTTGTATTGCATAATACTGAATTTTATATATATCTTTGCATAAGAAAATAATAAAATCATTAAAATATAAAACACTAAAAAAATTGTATATGAAAACTTATCAACAAAACGAAAACCAATATCACACTGGTTGTAGAGCAAAATTAACTCGCGATGGAGACAATAGAAGAATCGCTGGTGTTTGTTCAGGACTTGGAAGATATTTCGGGATAGATGTATCTTTAGTAAGAGTAGCATGGTTCTTACTAGCATTCTTCGGAATATTTTCAGCGGGAATTTCTACGTTTATGGTCGTATTCGTCTATTTTTTACTTTGGTTACTTTTACCAAAAACGAGAACGATTCACTACTTCGAAGAAAGAAAATAGTAATATATTTTTTTTGCATTACTACTTTGCATTGCATATTACTAAAAAATACCTATTTTTGTTCAACAGAAAAAAATTCGTAAAATGAATGTTACAACAAATCATAAAAACCACTAATAACTAAAAAACATGAACACAGAAAATACCAAAGCGCAAATGCGAAAAGGAATTCTAGAGTTCTGTATTTTGAGCCTTATCAATAATAAAGAAATGTATGTTTCTGATTTAATAGACGAACTCAAAAAAGGAAAGCTAGATGTAGTAGAAGGAACTCTTTATCCGCTACTTACAAGATTGAAAAATGGAGAATTTCTTGCTTACAGATGGGAAGAATCTACCAGTGGACCGCCAAGAAAATACTACCAAATTACTGAAAAAGGAAAAACTTTTTTAGCAGAATTACAAAATACTTGGAATGAATTAACAGAATCTGTAAACCAAATCACCAAAACATCATAAAAACTAAACTATGAACAAAACATTATCAATAGGACTTGCTGGTTTTTCTTTCGTAATAGAAGAACACGCATACATAAAACTGAGTGACTACCTCACTGCACTGAGAAGTTCTCTAGAGGAATCAGAAGCAGACGAAATTATGCATGATATCGAAATTAGAATTGTAGAAATTCTAAAAGATAACATGGGAAAAAGAGAAGTGGTAAATGATGATGATATAGAAAAAGTAATTGCCCAAATTGGTAAACCAGAAGTAATAGAAGAACAAGAAGAAGCTTATTTTTCTGATAAAACTGCCAATAAAAAATCAAGACCTTCATTTTCTTCGGCACAGCAAAAACAACTGTTCCGTGACCCAGAAAACATGAAATTAGCAGGTGTTTGCTCTGGTCTGGCTGCCTATTTTGGAATAGATGTAACTTGGATGAGAGTCATCTGGTTTGGTGTAGCATTTTTAGGATTGTTCACTGCCGGGATCTCTACTACTCTTATCATTTTCTTATATGTAGTTTTTTGGATTATCCTTCCTAAAGCAGAAACTGCAGCAGATTTTCTTAAAATGAAAGGTAAACCATTAAACTTCGACAACTTAAAAGAAGAATCTAGCAATATCGTAAAGTTTGCCAATGAATCTACTGCAAAAGTTGGCGAAATGTACAATGAAGCTAAACCTGTAGTAACTTCTGCTGGTAGCGGATTGCTAAATGTTTTAAGAGTTCTTTTTGGTGCTATTTTCGCTTTCTTGGCACTTGGAGCAATCATCGGTTTATTCTTCTTTTTCAATTTATTTGGAAATCCTGATTTTCCTGGTGTAAGCAAAATGAACTTCTTGTTTGACGATGGCGGAATGAAATATATCCTTTCTTCTCTGATTGTATTAGGAACATTATTTCCTGCGGTTCTTTTCAGCTTAATCAGCATCAAATTATTATCTCCTAAAACTAAATTAAGAAACTTAGGATATGTATTAGGTGGTTTATTCTTAGCAATTGTTCTTTTAGGAACTTATTTCGGAGTAAACATGGCAAAAATAGATATGTCTTACAAAGGTGACAAAGAAGAAACTGAAAATATTTCCATCAATGTACAACCTACAGACAGCCTTATCATTGACAAAAAACAAGTAAACATTCCAGCGAATTACACTGCTTATGATGATGATATTTTCTCAGACAAGAAAATGGTTTTCGAAGAAGATTATCCAAATGTAGAAGTAGTAAGAAATGCTAATATTACTCAGCCTTACCTCATCATCAAAAAATATGCGGAAGGTTACAATAAACCTCTAGAACTTAATGTTCCTGTAGAAGTGGTAGGCAACAAAATTTTATTACCAAATTTCGTAAGTTATCCTTACCAATACAGATTCAGACATTACAGTGTAGATTATGAATTGGTGGTACCAAAAGACATGAAAGTTGCAAAAGGAAACGAGCATCTAAATGTAAACGGTGACCTAAATGCAAACGGAATAGATGATGACGAAGAAAATAATAACAATAATAATGGAGATATCGTCATAGAAAAAAATAAAATAAACATCAACGGAACTACTATAGAATACGATTCTGAAAATGCTGACAGTGTAATTATCAACGGAAAAAAATATCCTAAAAAAGTTGCAGACAGCATTTTAGAAAAAGACATCAAAAATATTAACAGTCTAAAAGATTTAGAAAATTTAAAAGACCTTAATATTTCAATTAAAGATGGAGATTCTAAGATAGAAATTAACACTAAGAAATAAATAGTTCTAGTTTAGTTGGGTTGCTGATGATAACAACAGAAACTTCTGCAACCCTACGCTAGAAACTAAGCAACAAAAACGAAGCCTATTTTTGATTTTTTTTAGAAAATTTTAACAAATAAAATATTTTAAAATTAAAAATAATTAATACCTTCGCTAAGTGAATGAAACTCACATAAAACAAACAAAAAACACTAGAAATTATGATACAATTTGTCTTAGAAATCGTGATGAAAATAATGGAGTTCATCAGCAGTCTATTTTAGAAAGATTATAATCTATAAAATAATTATATTTGCAAGTAACCTTTTTGCTAGGGTTACTTGTTTTGTTTTTAAAGAGAAATATATGAAATTTATTAAAAAAATTATCGCAAAGTTTATCCTTTGGGTTTGGGGTTGGAAGATTGTGTTAGAAGGTCCCGCAAGTAATTTAGACCGTTGCGTTTTAGTCGTAGCTCCACACACTGCTAATGATGAATACATTTTAGGAAATCTAGCTTATTGGGTTCTTGATAAGAAATTAAAAGTTATCATTAAAGATGCTCATACTAAGGCTTGGTACGGTTTTATCGTAAAAGCATTGGGAGGAGTTGGAATCGATAGAAGCCAAAGAAATGACTTGGTTAATTTTGTAAAAAATGAATTTGCAAAAGATGATTTCAGCTTAGTGATTACACCAGAAGGAACAAGAAGTCTTGTTAACAAATGGAGAAAAGGATTCTATCACATGGCAAAAGAATCAAACGTTCCTATCGTTATCGCTGCTGGAGATTTTAAAACCAAAAGTATTCATTTAGGTAAACAAATTTCTGCCGAAGACATTCAGACCAGAAGCTACGAAAGCATCATGGAAGAATTACAAGAATATTACAAAAAAATCACTCCAAAATATCCAGAAAAGTGGAATCCAAAAATCTACTAATCTAAAAGTTGAATTTTTATGATAACCAACGAAGAAAAATTAGCACAGCTCAACCTTTGGAATAAAAACACTTTAATGGAAACTTTAGAAATCGTTTTTACCGATTTAGGAGACGATTATTTGGTAGGAACTATGCCCGTAAATTCTAGAGTTCATCAGCCATTAGGTTTATTGCATGGTGGTGCTAACATTGCATTTGCTGAAAGTTTAGGCTCATGTCTTTCTAATATATTGGTAGCTCACGAAGGAAAAGCTGCTGTAGGAACTAATATTAATTCTAATCACCTCAAAAGTAAAACAGAGGGAACAGTTACAGGAACGGCTAAAATGATTAGAAAAGGACAAACGCTCCATTTTCTGGAAATAGAAATAAAAGACGAAAACGGAAGTTTACTGTGTCATTCTACGATGACGAATATGGTGATTAACCGAAAAATAGAAAAGTAATGAAAGCTATTTTCAGATTACCCTTTGACGAAAAATTTATACTGATACATCATCATGAAGCTGCAAGAAATGTGGCTTCTTTTTTTCCTTTCACCAAAGGAAAAACCATTCATTTACAAGCAGATCATCTAGAAATCTGTACTTCAGAAGAGCTCAAATCTTCTTTTTTTGAGGTAGAAAATTTTCTTGAAAACAATGCTGAAATGAATATTCCTCAGCATGAAGAATATCTACAAAAATTAGAAAAAGCGATTGAAATCATCAAGCAAAATAACTTGCCAAAACTGGTTATTTCTAGACCTATTGCTAGAGAAATTTCTTCCATCAATTTAGAAAAAACTTACCAATTACTTTGCAAAAAATATCCCAATACACTTTGTTATATTCTCATTTCTGATGAAGAAATTTGGATAGGTGCAACTCCTGAAATTTTGGGAAAATTCAATAAAAAAACACATGAGCTTTTCACCATGAGTTTAGCCGGAACCCTTCCCGTAGATGAAGAATGGAGCGAAAAAGAAATTGAAGAACAAAAACCTGTTACCCATTATATTTCTGAAATTTTAAAAAAATATTCTTCCGAAATTACACAGAGTGAAACTTATAATCATATTTCGGGAAACATTAAGCATCTCAGAACTGATTTCACTGCTAAAATTGAAGACAAAAGGCTTGAAGAATTAATTGAAGAACTCCATCCTACTCCTGCAGTTTGTGGAATTCCGAAGGAATTTTGTAAAGAAAAAATTATAGAAATCGAACAATATAACCGTGAATTTTACGCAG contains the following coding sequences:
- the nifJ gene encoding pyruvate:ferredoxin (flavodoxin) oxidoreductase; its protein translation is MKNQNKIIATIDGNEAAAYIAYRVNEVCAIYPITPSSTMAELADEWASKGIKNIWGNVPEIIEMQSEGGAAGTVHGSLQAGALTTTFTASQGLMLMLPNMYKIAGELTSAVFHVAARSLAAQALSIFGDHQDVMAARTTGFAMLSSTSVQEAHDMALIAQATTLRARIPFIHFFDGFRTSHEVNKINLLNDDQIRAMIDDELVIAHRNRSLNPDKPFVRGTAQNPDVYFQGRETSNPFYAKIPTILKEEMKKFSEISGRNYAPVTYYGHPEAENVIVIMGSGVETVIPTSEFLNKNGEKTGVLKISLFRPFPNEDFISVLPRSVKKIAVLDRTKEPGSNGEPMYQDVLVCLTEALTNGTLDKMPKIIGGRYGLSSKEFTPAMVKAVYDNLKTENSKNHFTVGITDDVSFTSINVDYNFKLDDSGWNQALFFGLGADGTVGANKNSIKIIGENTELSAQGYFVYDSKKSGAKTVSHLRFGHEPIEAPYLISKANFIACHFFKFLENEDMLSFAKNGAKFLLNSPYSKDEVWDKLPYQVQQQLIEKNIKFFVIDANEVAEKTGMRGRINTIMQTCFFKLSGVLPEDEAIKQIKKAIEKTYIKKGQAVVDKNFEAVDQTLANLFEVKIPNAVTAEKGEEQTVDENTPDFVKNITYKMMIGKGDDLPVSAIPADGTYPNGTTKWEKRNISEKVAHWNADICIQCGNCSFVCPHSVIRSKFYHKDLLTEVPEGFQSAPINARGFPETKFTLQVYEEDCTGCKLCYEACPVIDQENEELRAINILPKNPDLKKHRKVISYFEKLPIHDKNMVNYSTVHGVQFLEPMFEFSGACAGCGETPYIKVLTQLFGDRLMVANATGCSSIYGGNLPTTPWSSNSKGKGPAWSNSLFEDNAEFGLGMRLSADKQLQMAHYYAEKLKPELGEDFINEILNAPQKLESQIIKQRERVEILKNRLQFSENPDAKHLYSLADHLVHRAVWLIGGDGWAYDIGSGGLDHALSTGRNINVLVLDTEVYSNTGGQSSKATPTAASAKFATAGKRVGKKDLAMQAISYGNVYVATVAMGANPQQTLLAMREAEAYDGPSLILAYSHCIAHGIDMEKGLNQQKMAVASGYWPLIRFNPVLRKNNKNPFILDSIRPTIPFEEYAYNELRYRVLKQTQPQDAEHLMKLAQEIVDLRWKTYEDMASLGAENFQPTF
- a CDS encoding NAD(P)-binding protein; translation: MEFYNQDLTKYTDLHAHSTGTGSVRKSKPEYVHFFPPCNNACPAGENIQAWLSLAQEGKIEDAWRKLTEQNPMAAIHGRVCYHPCENSCNRKDLDSSVSIHAVERFLGDEALKNNWQFYPPKTLTGKKIMIVGAGPSGLSAAYHLRKLGHEVTIFEAGPVAGGMMNFGIPAYRMPRNILQAEIKRIENFGVKIVLNYKVQDILKEKENGGFDAVFVAIGAHLAKKVNIPAQEASKILDAVSFLKEADENSDNKPLLGRRVAIYGGGNTAMDAARTAKRLGADEAMIIYRRDREHMPAHEFEADEALSEGVKIHWLSSIKNMETSSITVEKMQVIDGKAVPTGEYETLEADSLILALGQEADTDFLKNIEGITFKEDGTTVEVNPSMMTGYPGIFAGGDMVPSERTVTIATGHGKKAARNIDAWLRNTTYEKPANNPLVTIEQLQIWFKTNAQAKQQQHLDLEKAVETFDEIVAGYTTEEAVYEAQRCLSCGNCFECDSCYGACPEGAISKNGKGEGYTINYDLCTGCGVCAEQCPCHALDMVLEH
- a CDS encoding CoA-disulfide reductase, with protein sequence MKILIVGGVAGGATAATRLRRLSEENEVIIFEKGQYVSFANCGLPYHISGTIDKRDALLLQTPESLKERYNLDVRVFTEVLSIYTDEKKVSVKNLQTGEIYLESYDKLLLSPGAEPIKPPFEGIDSDKIYTLRNIPDMDKIVAKTKNAQNFVVVGGGFIGLEVAENLIEAGKSVKLVELGNQVMAPVDFDIASFVHEKAKQKGLELLLNVGVEKFNDKGETIEVFLNNGTSVETDAVILAIGVKPETKLAVEAGLEIGETRGILVNEFMQTSNPDIYAVGDAIEVTHYINNKKVLIPLAWPANRQGRIVADNIVLGNQYKYTGSLGSSILKFFELSVASTGLNEKTLKRFGIPYKTAIVTRGHHAGYYPGAKNMVLKVIFDENGKIFGAQAVGEAGVDKRIDVIATAIKGNLTVYDLPEIEITYAPPFNSAKDPVNIAGYTAENILKGDLEMVNYDEFWDFVKENDAVILDVRTSKEFSGGHIEGALNINVDDLRANLENLDKNKTYAIYCQVGLRGYLANRILKNNGFKVVNLNGGYNLWSKVQS
- a CDS encoding PspC domain-containing protein, translated to MKTYQQNENQYHTGCRAKLTRDGDNRRIAGVCSGLGRYFGIDVSLVRVAWFLLAFFGIFSAGISTFMVVFVYFLLWLLLPKTRTIHYFEERK
- a CDS encoding PadR family transcriptional regulator; its protein translation is MNTENTKAQMRKGILEFCILSLINNKEMYVSDLIDELKKGKLDVVEGTLYPLLTRLKNGEFLAYRWEESTSGPPRKYYQITEKGKTFLAELQNTWNELTESVNQITKTS
- a CDS encoding PspC domain-containing protein — protein: MNKTLSIGLAGFSFVIEEHAYIKLSDYLTALRSSLEESEADEIMHDIEIRIVEILKDNMGKREVVNDDDIEKVIAQIGKPEVIEEQEEAYFSDKTANKKSRPSFSSAQQKQLFRDPENMKLAGVCSGLAAYFGIDVTWMRVIWFGVAFLGLFTAGISTTLIIFLYVVFWIILPKAETAADFLKMKGKPLNFDNLKEESSNIVKFANESTAKVGEMYNEAKPVVTSAGSGLLNVLRVLFGAIFAFLALGAIIGLFFFFNLFGNPDFPGVSKMNFLFDDGGMKYILSSLIVLGTLFPAVLFSLISIKLLSPKTKLRNLGYVLGGLFLAIVLLGTYFGVNMAKIDMSYKGDKEETENISINVQPTDSLIIDKKQVNIPANYTAYDDDIFSDKKMVFEEDYPNVEVVRNANITQPYLIIKKYAEGYNKPLELNVPVEVVGNKILLPNFVSYPYQYRFRHYSVDYELVVPKDMKVAKGNEHLNVNGDLNANGIDDDEENNNNNNGDIVIEKNKININGTTIEYDSENADSVIINGKKYPKKVADSILEKDIKNINSLKDLENLKDLNISIKDGDSKIEINTKK
- a CDS encoding 1-acyl-sn-glycerol-3-phosphate acyltransferase — its product is MKKIIAKFILWVWGWKIVLEGPASNLDRCVLVVAPHTANDEYILGNLAYWVLDKKLKVIIKDAHTKAWYGFIVKALGGVGIDRSQRNDLVNFVKNEFAKDDFSLVITPEGTRSLVNKWRKGFYHMAKESNVPIVIAAGDFKTKSIHLGKQISAEDIQTRSYESIMEELQEYYKKITPKYPEKWNPKIY
- a CDS encoding PaaI family thioesterase encodes the protein MITNEEKLAQLNLWNKNTLMETLEIVFTDLGDDYLVGTMPVNSRVHQPLGLLHGGANIAFAESLGSCLSNILVAHEGKAAVGTNINSNHLKSKTEGTVTGTAKMIRKGQTLHFLEIEIKDENGSLLCHSTMTNMVINRKIEK